A region of Coccinella septempunctata chromosome 5, icCocSept1.1, whole genome shotgun sequence DNA encodes the following proteins:
- the LOC123314065 gene encoding uncharacterized protein LOC123314065: protein MSNKKKLLATEMDFLRRSCGRSRLERIRNVEIRRQMHVERNIIDDVDRKQLTWFGHTKRMGDTRWPRKIFERIPPERRKRGRPRRSWRDDVEEAMEARNLEGDMCLDRRNWKLGTERRREP from the coding sequence ATGTCCAACAAAAAGAAGCTACTGGCCACAGAGATGGACTTTCTAAGAAGGAGTTGTGGAAGATCGAGACTAGAGAGAATAAGGAACGTGGAGATCAGGAGGCAGATGCACGTCGAGAGGAATATCATTGACGACGTAGATAGAAAACAGCTGACGTGGTTCGGACATACGAAGAGAATGGGAGATACCAGATGGCCGAGGAAAATATTTGAGCGGATACCTCCAGAAAGACGAAAGAGAGGAAGACCAAGACGAAGCTGGAGAGATGACGTCGAAGAAGCCATGGAAGCAAGAAACTTGGAGGGAGATATGTGTTTAGACAGAAGGAATTGGAAACTGGGAACGGAGAGGCGGCGAGAGCCGTAG